In one Spirosoma rigui genomic region, the following are encoded:
- a CDS encoding amidohydrolase family protein has protein sequence MIKQTTLFFLATSIAITSACAQPKPTPTAEPLGFEEYDPVSTLKVPEHKLTRSKYPFIDVHNHQWNMDKASLKPLLSQMDSLNMGIMVNLSGRGWGSVAEGTKFFDSSLDNIGKNNPKRLVLFTNINFDEIGRKGWTEEAVSVLEADVKKGAKGLKIYKSLGINNKDESGKRVQVDDPRLDPIWAKCGELGIPVLIHTADPKSFWDPMDRYNERWLELKLHGGRKRAANDPVPWEKLIAEQHNVFRKHPKTTFIAAHMDWFPNDLTKLDSLMNVFPNMNVEIGAVIAELGRQPKASRKFFEKYQDRILFGKDSWVPSEYATYFRVLETDDEYFPYHKKYHAFWRMYGMALPDEVLKKVYYKNALRIIPGLDKSQFPN, from the coding sequence TTCTGGCAACCAGTATTGCCATTACGTCGGCCTGCGCCCAGCCCAAACCAACACCAACCGCCGAGCCGCTGGGTTTTGAAGAGTACGATCCGGTGTCGACGCTGAAAGTGCCGGAACATAAGCTGACCCGGTCCAAGTACCCCTTCATCGACGTGCACAATCACCAGTGGAACATGGACAAGGCCAGCCTGAAACCGCTGCTGAGCCAGATGGATAGCCTGAACATGGGCATCATGGTCAACCTGAGCGGGCGGGGCTGGGGAAGCGTAGCCGAGGGAACGAAGTTTTTCGATAGCTCGCTGGATAACATCGGCAAAAACAATCCGAAACGGCTGGTGCTGTTTACCAACATCAACTTCGACGAAATTGGCCGCAAAGGCTGGACCGAAGAAGCCGTCAGCGTGCTCGAAGCCGACGTAAAAAAAGGGGCAAAAGGGCTGAAGATCTACAAATCACTGGGTATCAATAATAAGGACGAAAGTGGTAAACGGGTGCAGGTCGATGATCCGCGCCTAGACCCTATCTGGGCAAAATGCGGTGAACTGGGCATTCCGGTACTAATTCACACCGCCGACCCCAAATCGTTCTGGGATCCGATGGACCGCTACAATGAACGGTGGCTGGAGCTCAAGCTTCATGGCGGGCGCAAACGCGCGGCCAATGATCCGGTGCCCTGGGAGAAACTCATTGCCGAGCAGCACAACGTATTCAGGAAGCATCCTAAAACGACGTTTATTGCCGCCCACATGGACTGGTTCCCGAACGACCTCACTAAGCTCGATAGCCTCATGAACGTATTCCCGAACATGAACGTCGAGATCGGGGCCGTCATCGCCGAACTGGGTCGGCAGCCCAAAGCATCGCGGAAGTTCTTCGAGAAATACCAGGACCGGATTCTGTTCGGAAAAGACAGCTGGGTACCCAGCGAATATGCGACCTACTTCCGCGTGCTGGAAACTGACGACGAGTATTTCCCCTACCACAAAAAGTACCACGCCTTCTGGCGGATGTATGGTATGGCCCTGCCCGACGAGGTCCTGAAAAAAGTCTATTACAAAAACGCGCTGCGTATCATTCCCGGCCTCGACAAAAGTCAGTTTCCCAACTAA
- a CDS encoding thioredoxin domain-containing protein, with product MNLFRQLSIASLLLVSTVAASAQSLSTDAFEQQVKQTPAAQLLDVRTPGEFGGGHLPGAKNLDFRDSAFAQNLAGLDKTKPVYVYCLSGGRSAGAAKLMREQGFTSVYELEGGYLKWTTKMKPLEGVKAQSSAKAVTPAQLQALATGNRLVLVDFYAPWCAPCQKMMPIIDQLQTQYAGKVLIVKADADASKALMQTYQVDEIPTLLFLKQGKLAERLIGLQTAAYLNELFDKNL from the coding sequence ATGAACCTGTTCCGTCAACTTTCTATCGCTTCGCTGCTGCTCGTCAGTACCGTAGCCGCCAGCGCCCAAAGCCTGTCGACCGATGCTTTCGAGCAGCAGGTAAAACAAACACCAGCCGCCCAGCTGCTCGACGTCCGGACACCCGGCGAGTTCGGGGGTGGTCACCTGCCGGGTGCCAAAAATCTGGATTTCCGGGATTCGGCCTTCGCGCAGAATCTGGCGGGTCTGGACAAAACAAAGCCGGTCTATGTTTACTGCCTGTCGGGTGGACGTTCGGCCGGTGCGGCCAAACTGATGCGGGAGCAGGGTTTCACGTCGGTCTATGAACTGGAAGGTGGCTACCTGAAATGGACAACCAAAATGAAACCCCTGGAAGGCGTCAAGGCCCAATCGTCGGCCAAGGCCGTCACGCCTGCTCAGCTACAGGCTCTGGCTACCGGCAACCGGCTCGTGCTCGTTGATTTTTATGCCCCCTGGTGTGCCCCCTGCCAGAAAATGATGCCTATCATTGACCAGTTACAAACCCAGTATGCCGGTAAAGTACTGATCGTAAAAGCCGACGCCGACGCCAGCAAGGCGCTCATGCAAACCTACCAGGTCGACGAAATTCCAACCCTGCTGTTTCTCAAGCAGGGCAAGCTGGCCGAGCGCCTGATAGGACTGCAAACGGCGGCTTACCTGAACGAACTGTTCGACAAAAACCTGTGA
- a CDS encoding mandelate racemase/muconate lactonizing enzyme family protein, translating to MIITQVTLYRYDIALKAPIAISLGTIEHARNLLVEIQTDAGITGWGEGSPFWMIVGETQASGLAAAQDMARLLLNRDPLAIEECLTTLLRYLPGHPTTRSAFDMALYDIAAKAARMPLYQFLGGSRRSLVTDETIYINTPERMVEDALRIQAKGAEAIKVKLGTTTRDDIRRVEAIRNAIGEATPIRTDANQGWDVVTAQAVLRAIGDWNVQYCEQPIQRHNLAGLRQIRQSSTVPLMADESLFDAPDALRLVREEAVDYFNIKLSKSGGIFDALKINAIAEAAGIPCMIGCMSESRLALTANAHFAAARQNVRFYDLDGCFEHASDPVHGGIVYTGYQIELPTTPGIGAEVDSTFLKALDKIVIRGASV from the coding sequence ATGATCATCACGCAAGTTACTCTCTACCGCTACGATATTGCGCTCAAAGCGCCCATTGCTATTTCGCTGGGTACGATCGAACACGCCCGCAACCTGCTGGTAGAAATTCAGACCGACGCCGGCATCACGGGCTGGGGCGAAGGATCGCCGTTCTGGATGATCGTGGGCGAAACGCAGGCATCCGGACTGGCGGCCGCGCAGGATATGGCCCGGCTGCTGCTCAACCGCGACCCGCTCGCCATTGAAGAATGCCTGACAACGCTGCTACGGTACCTGCCGGGACACCCCACGACCCGCTCGGCTTTCGACATGGCCCTGTACGACATTGCGGCCAAGGCCGCCCGCATGCCCCTCTACCAGTTTCTGGGTGGCAGTCGGCGCTCGCTCGTCACCGATGAAACGATTTATATCAACACGCCCGAGCGGATGGTCGAGGATGCCCTGCGGATTCAGGCGAAGGGGGCCGAAGCAATAAAGGTTAAACTCGGCACCACTACCCGCGACGACATCCGGCGGGTAGAAGCGATCCGAAATGCCATTGGCGAGGCAACGCCTATCCGTACCGATGCCAACCAGGGCTGGGACGTCGTAACAGCGCAGGCGGTGCTCCGGGCCATTGGCGACTGGAACGTGCAGTATTGCGAACAACCCATCCAGCGGCATAACCTGGCGGGGCTCCGTCAGATTCGCCAGTCGTCGACCGTACCGCTTATGGCCGACGAAAGCCTGTTCGATGCCCCCGACGCCCTGCGGCTCGTTCGGGAAGAAGCGGTCGACTATTTCAATATCAAGCTCTCCAAGAGCGGGGGAATTTTTGACGCGCTCAAGATCAACGCCATAGCCGAAGCCGCTGGTATACCGTGCATGATTGGCTGCATGTCGGAGTCGCGGCTGGCGCTCACGGCCAATGCCCATTTTGCCGCAGCCCGCCAAAACGTGCGTTTCTACGATCTGGATGGCTGTTTTGAACACGCCAGCGATCCCGTCCATGGCGGCATTGTCTACACGGGTTACCAAATCGAGTTGCCTACTACGCCGGGCATTGGCGCCGAGGTCGACTCGACCTTCCTCAAGGCGTTGGATAAGATCGTCATCCGTGGGGCATCAGTATGA